A region from the Aegilops tauschii subsp. strangulata cultivar AL8/78 chromosome 5, Aet v6.0, whole genome shotgun sequence genome encodes:
- the LOC109732205 gene encoding serine/threonine-protein kinase D6PK, whose translation MASKAVAEIVDDKQCSKSATESSEAAPSRRQSEEQIGGASKSGPASPRAVPPGDVATSSGVKEQDKDCSSVDGSVKLDEDEDPEKSSLRGSVKDSSVSAKFSDGASSLTKASGSTKVSGHADLVQSGKSSVYRASAGSDVSDDSTCSSICSSASKPHKSNDSRWEAIQVIRTKEGSLGLSHFRLLKRLGCGDIGSVYLSELSGTKCYFAMKIMDKASLAGRKKLLRAQTEREILQCLDHPFLPTLYTHFETDKFSCLVMEFCPGGDLHTLRQKQPGKYFPEQAAKFYVAEVLLALEYLHMLGIIYRDLKPENVLVREDGHIMLSDFDLSLRCDVSPTLLKSSNPGVDPNQKGNQAYCVQPVCIEPACIQPACVTTTTCFSPRFFSSKSKREKKEKKAKADMATQVRPLPELVAEPTDARSMSFVGTHEYLAPEIIKGEGHGSAVDWWTFGIFLYELLFGKTPFKGSGNRATLFNVVGQPLRFPESPVVGFAARDLIRGLLIKEPQHRLAYKRGATEIKQHPFFEGVNWALIRCATPPDIPKPVEIPRPGASTSQKATPSAEKGPDNYLEFDFF comes from the exons ATGGCGTCCAAGGCCGTTGCTGAGATAGTCGATGACAAGCAATGCAGTAAAAGCGCCACCGAGTCCTCTGAGGCCGCGCCTTCTCGGAGGCAGTCTGAGGAGCAAATCGGGGGAGCAAGCAAATCGGGGCCTGCCTCACCGAGAGCAGTCCCGCCTGGTGATGTGGCTACGTCCAGCGGAGTGAAAGAACAAGATAAAGACTGCAGTTCTGTTGATGGCTCTGTGAAACTGGACGAAGATGAAGACCCCGAGAAGAGCTCCCTGCGTGGGAGCGTCAAGGATAGCTCGGTTTCTGCCAAGTTCAGCGACGGAGCAAGCAGCCTGACAAAGGCGAGCGGCAGCACCAAGGTCAGCGGCCACGCCGATTTGGTCCAGAGCGGGAAGAGCAGCGTTTACCGGGCCAGCGCTGGCAGTGATGTCAGTGATGATAGCACCTGTAGCAGTATATGCAGCAGCGCTAGCAAGCCTCACAAGTCCAATGATTCAAGGTGGGAGGCGATTCAGGTGATCCGGACCAAAGAAGGTTCGCTAGGATTGAGTCACTTCAGGCTGCTTAAGAGGCTTGGCTGTGGTGACATTGGCAGTGTTTACTTATCAGAGCTTAGTGGCACGAAATGCTACTTTGCTATGAAGATCATGGACAAGGCATCTCTAGCTGGCCGCAAAAAGCTTCTCAGGGCCCAGACTGAAAGGGAGATATTGCAGTGCTTAGACCATCCTTTTCTTCCGACTTTGTACACCCACTTTGAGACTGATAAATTCTCATGCTTGGTGATGGAGTTTTGCCCTGGAGGAGACCTGCATACCCTAAGGCAGAAGCAGCCTGGGAAGTATTTCCCCGAACAAGCTGCCAA ATTTTATGTAGCAGAGGTGCTTCTTGCTCTAGAATACCTGCACATGCTCGGTATCATATATCGGGACCTCAAGCCAGAGAATGTTCTTGTGAGAGAAGATGGCCACATCATGCTGTCAGATTTTGATTTGTCCCTTCGTTGTGATGTGAGCCCTACACTTCTCAAATCTTCCAACCCTGGTGTAGATCCTAACCAAAAGGGTAATCAAGCTTATTGTGTACAACCCGTGTGCATTGAGCCAGCCTGTATCCAGCCTGCTTGCGTTACGACAACCACATGTTTCTCTCCTCGCTTTTTCTCCTCCAAGTccaagagggagaagaaggaaaagaaggcAAAGGCAGACATGGCAACCCAGGTCAGACCGCTCCCTGAGCTTGTTGCAGAGCCCACAGATGCAAGGTCTATGTCATTCGTAGGCACCCATGAATACTTGGCACCTGAGATCATAAAGGGTGAGGGGCATGGGAGTGCTGTGGACTGGTGGACTTTTGGCATATTCTTGTATGAACTTCTTTTCGGCAAGACTCCATTCAAAGGTTCGGGGAACAGGGCAACACTATTCAATGTTGTTGGCCAGCCCCTCAGGTTCCCAGAATCACCCGTTGTGGGTTTTGCTGCAAGGGATCTCATAAGGGGGTTGCTGATCAAGGAGCCGCAGCATCGATTGGCGTACAAACGTGGAGCCACAGAAATAAAGCAGCACCCATTCTTTGAAGGTGTTAACTGGGCATTGATAAGGTGCGCTACTCCTCCAGATATCCCCAAGCCAGTTGAAATCCCTCGGCCAGGAGCCTCGACAAGTCAGAAGGCAACACCGTCAGCCGAGAAAGGTCCAGACAATTATCTTGAATTTGATTTCTTTTAG
- the LOC109732206 gene encoding small ribosomal subunit protein eS19, with amino-acid sequence MATVPAPAAETAASTARTVKDVNPHEFVKAYSAHLKRSGKMELPEWVDIVKTARFKELPPSDADWYYIRAASMARKIYLRQGIGIGGFQKIYGGRQRNGSRPPHFCKSSGAVSRNILQELQKMGIIDVDPKGGRLITSQGRRDLDQVAGTVPAEF; translated from the exons ATGGCGACCGTCCCCGCTCCCGCAGCCGAGACCGCGGCCTCCACCGCGCGCACGGTGAAGGATGTCAACCCCCACGAGTTCGTCAAGGCCTACTCCGCGCACCTCAAGCGCTCCGGCAAG ATGGAGCTTCCAGAGTGGGTTGACATTGTCAAGACTGCAAGGTTCAAGGAGCTGCCACCTTCTGATGCTGACTGGTACTACATCAGGGCTG CCTCGATGGCAAGGAAGATCTACCTGAGGCAGGGAATCGGGATCGGCGGCTTCCAGAAGATCTACGGTGGCCGTCAGAGGAACGGTTCACGCCCACCgcacttttgcaagagcagtggTGCTGTTTCCCGCAACATCCTCCAGGAGTTGCAGAAGATGGGCATCATTGATGTCGACCCCAAGGG TGGAAGGCTCATCACCTCCCAGGGAAGGCGCGATCTGGACCAGGTTGCCGGAACTGTTCCTGCCGAATTCTGA